One stretch of Poecilia reticulata strain Guanapo linkage group LG21, Guppy_female_1.0+MT, whole genome shotgun sequence DNA includes these proteins:
- the LOC103457671 gene encoding cAMP-specific 3',5'-cyclic phosphodiesterase 7B isoform X3, which yields MSCLMVERCEGVAFKWLEQNVIQVRMLADGRLNAGHAGVLLAERRGSYPPIDLQILKTNSQPGEVQSGTRRKLKRLLSFQRYCHASRLLRGLMPHTPGSLHLLDDDYLGQAAHMLSKVDTWNFDIFLFDRLTNGNSLVTLMCHLFNVCGLIHHFQLDMVKLHRFLGMVQEDYHSHNPYHNAVHAADVTQAMYCYIKETKLAEQLTPLDVFLGLMAAAAHDVDHPGVNQPFLIKTRHHLASLYQNTSVLESHHWRSTVGMLRESGLLSHLPADMSQDIEQQLGSLILATDINRQNEFLITLREHLDNQDMDLQLATHRHFILQIALKCADVCNPCREWELSRQWSERVCEEFYRQGDLERKFDLEISPLCDQQADSVPAIQIGFISYIVEPLFEEWQRFTEPSMLSQIMMGHLHKNKACWSRLRYVHTLAETKTHPHAEEPEPEGGQEEAEDIP from the exons ATGTCCTGTTTAATGGTCGAG AGGTGTGAAGGTGTCGCATTTAAATGGTTGGAGCAGAATGTCATACAGGTTCGCATGCTGG CTGATGGCAGGCTGAACGCCGGTCATGCTGGTGTCTTGCTGGCTGAGAGACGAGGTTCTTACCCGCCGATCGATCTGCAGATCCTGAAAA caaATTCACAGCCCGGGGAGGTCCAGTCCGGCACAAGGAGAAAGCTGAAGCGCCTGTTAAGCTTCCAGAGATACTGTCATGCCTCCAGGTTGCTGAGGGGATTAATGCCTCACACTCCCGGGTCCCTGCACTTGCTGGATGATGACTACTTGGGACAGGCAGCT CACATGCTCTCAAAAGTAGACACATGgaactttgacattttcctcTTCGATCGTCTTACAAATG GTAACAGTCTTGTGACTCTGATGTGCCATCTCTTCAATGTTTGTGGACTGATTCACCACTTCCAGCTGGACATGGTTAAACTACACAGGTTTCTTG GAATGGTGCAGGAAGATTACCATTCCCACAATCCATATCATAATGCTGTTCATGCTGCTGATGTTACTCAAGCCATGTACTGCTACATAAAAGAGACCAAG cTGGCAGAGCAGCTGACTCCTCTGGATGTGTTCCTGGGTCtgatggcagcagcagctcatgaCGTGGATCACCCTGGAGTCAACCAGCcttttctcattaaaaccagACACCACCTGGCATCCCTCTACCAG AACACCTCTGTGCTGGAGAGCCACCACTGGAGATCCACCGTGGGCATGCTGCGAGAGTCTGGTCTGCTGAGCCACCTGCCGGCCGACATGTC GCAGGACATAGAGCAGCAGCTGGGCTCTCTCATCTTGGCCACAGACATCAACAGACAAAACGAATTCCTGATAACTCTCCGAGAGCATCTGGACAACCAGGATATGGACCTTCAGCTGGCCACACACAGGCATTTCATACTCCAG ATTGCCCTGAAATGCGCTGATGTGTGTAACCCATGTCGGGAGTGGGAGCTGAGCAGGCAGTGGAGTGAGAGAGTGTGTGAGGAATTTTATAGGCAGG GTGACCTGGAAAGGAAATTTGACTTGGAGATCAGTCCTTTGTGTGACCAACAGGCAGACTCTGTGCCAGCCATCCAGATTG GTTTTATCTCCTACATCGTGGAGCCTCTGTTTGAGGAGTGGCAGCGCTTCACTGAGCCCAGCATGCTCAGCCAAATAATGATGGGGCACCTGCACAAGAACAAAGCTTGCTGGAGCCGACTCAGATACGTACACACActtgcagaaacaaaaactcacCCCCATGCCGAAGAGCCTGAGCCTGAAGGAGGacaagaggaggcagaggacatCCCATAA
- the LOC103457671 gene encoding cAMP-specific 3',5'-cyclic phosphodiesterase 7B isoform X2, translating into MKTRRQIPSPSLVLCEQSGWLNVLFNGRADGRLNAGHAGVLLAERRGSYPPIDLQILKTNSQPGEVQSGTRRKLKRLLSFQRYCHASRLLRGLMPHTPGSLHLLDDDYLGQAAHMLSKVDTWNFDIFLFDRLTNGNSLVTLMCHLFNVCGLIHHFQLDMVKLHRFLGMVQEDYHSHNPYHNAVHAADVTQAMYCYIKETKLAEQLTPLDVFLGLMAAAAHDVDHPGVNQPFLIKTRHHLASLYQNTSVLESHHWRSTVGMLRESGLLSHLPADMSQDIEQQLGSLILATDINRQNEFLITLREHLDNQDMDLQLATHRHFILQIALKCADVCNPCREWELSRQWSERVCEEFYRQGDLERKFDLEISPLCDQQADSVPAIQIGFISYIVEPLFEEWQRFTEPSMLSQIMMGHLHKNKACWSRLRYVHTLAETKTHPHAEEPEPEGGQEEAEDIP; encoded by the exons ATGAAAACACGCCGCCAGATTCCGTCGCCTTCACTTGTTCTCTGCGAGCAGTCGGGATGGTTAAATGTCCTGTTTAATGGTCGAG CTGATGGCAGGCTGAACGCCGGTCATGCTGGTGTCTTGCTGGCTGAGAGACGAGGTTCTTACCCGCCGATCGATCTGCAGATCCTGAAAA caaATTCACAGCCCGGGGAGGTCCAGTCCGGCACAAGGAGAAAGCTGAAGCGCCTGTTAAGCTTCCAGAGATACTGTCATGCCTCCAGGTTGCTGAGGGGATTAATGCCTCACACTCCCGGGTCCCTGCACTTGCTGGATGATGACTACTTGGGACAGGCAGCT CACATGCTCTCAAAAGTAGACACATGgaactttgacattttcctcTTCGATCGTCTTACAAATG GTAACAGTCTTGTGACTCTGATGTGCCATCTCTTCAATGTTTGTGGACTGATTCACCACTTCCAGCTGGACATGGTTAAACTACACAGGTTTCTTG GAATGGTGCAGGAAGATTACCATTCCCACAATCCATATCATAATGCTGTTCATGCTGCTGATGTTACTCAAGCCATGTACTGCTACATAAAAGAGACCAAG cTGGCAGAGCAGCTGACTCCTCTGGATGTGTTCCTGGGTCtgatggcagcagcagctcatgaCGTGGATCACCCTGGAGTCAACCAGCcttttctcattaaaaccagACACCACCTGGCATCCCTCTACCAG AACACCTCTGTGCTGGAGAGCCACCACTGGAGATCCACCGTGGGCATGCTGCGAGAGTCTGGTCTGCTGAGCCACCTGCCGGCCGACATGTC GCAGGACATAGAGCAGCAGCTGGGCTCTCTCATCTTGGCCACAGACATCAACAGACAAAACGAATTCCTGATAACTCTCCGAGAGCATCTGGACAACCAGGATATGGACCTTCAGCTGGCCACACACAGGCATTTCATACTCCAG ATTGCCCTGAAATGCGCTGATGTGTGTAACCCATGTCGGGAGTGGGAGCTGAGCAGGCAGTGGAGTGAGAGAGTGTGTGAGGAATTTTATAGGCAGG GTGACCTGGAAAGGAAATTTGACTTGGAGATCAGTCCTTTGTGTGACCAACAGGCAGACTCTGTGCCAGCCATCCAGATTG GTTTTATCTCCTACATCGTGGAGCCTCTGTTTGAGGAGTGGCAGCGCTTCACTGAGCCCAGCATGCTCAGCCAAATAATGATGGGGCACCTGCACAAGAACAAAGCTTGCTGGAGCCGACTCAGATACGTACACACActtgcagaaacaaaaactcacCCCCATGCCGAAGAGCCTGAGCCTGAAGGAGGacaagaggaggcagaggacatCCCATAA
- the LOC103457671 gene encoding cAMP-specific 3',5'-cyclic phosphodiesterase 7B isoform X1, whose product MPVLERLWGPDLRMQDSGLGVGVCPDEPPGSRVWTPPCAGLSLALELPALIRQLRAAWRARRGDPRGPERSEGNSWVEEEQEEADEVKEIKQVTGNSNTHLEADGRLNAGHAGVLLAERRGSYPPIDLQILKTNSQPGEVQSGTRRKLKRLLSFQRYCHASRLLRGLMPHTPGSLHLLDDDYLGQAAHMLSKVDTWNFDIFLFDRLTNGNSLVTLMCHLFNVCGLIHHFQLDMVKLHRFLGMVQEDYHSHNPYHNAVHAADVTQAMYCYIKETKLAEQLTPLDVFLGLMAAAAHDVDHPGVNQPFLIKTRHHLASLYQNTSVLESHHWRSTVGMLRESGLLSHLPADMSQDIEQQLGSLILATDINRQNEFLITLREHLDNQDMDLQLATHRHFILQIALKCADVCNPCREWELSRQWSERVCEEFYRQGDLERKFDLEISPLCDQQADSVPAIQIGFISYIVEPLFEEWQRFTEPSMLSQIMMGHLHKNKACWSRLRYVHTLAETKTHPHAEEPEPEGGQEEAEDIP is encoded by the exons ATGCCAGTATTGGAGAGGCTCTGGGGTCCAGATCTCAGGATGCAGGACTCTGGTCTCGGTGTCGGGGTCTGTCCCGACGAGCCTCCTGGCTCACGAGTGTGGACTCCTCCTTGTGCTGGCCTGTCGCTGGCCCTGGAACTTCCCGCTCTGATCCGGCAGCTCAGGGCGGCCTGGAGAGCTCGCAGGGGAGACCCTCGGGGGCCGGAGAGGAGTGAAGGCAACAGTTGGGTggaagaagagcaggaggaggctGACGAGGTCAAAGAGATCAAGCAGGTCACAGGGAACAGCAATACACACCTGGAAG CTGATGGCAGGCTGAACGCCGGTCATGCTGGTGTCTTGCTGGCTGAGAGACGAGGTTCTTACCCGCCGATCGATCTGCAGATCCTGAAAA caaATTCACAGCCCGGGGAGGTCCAGTCCGGCACAAGGAGAAAGCTGAAGCGCCTGTTAAGCTTCCAGAGATACTGTCATGCCTCCAGGTTGCTGAGGGGATTAATGCCTCACACTCCCGGGTCCCTGCACTTGCTGGATGATGACTACTTGGGACAGGCAGCT CACATGCTCTCAAAAGTAGACACATGgaactttgacattttcctcTTCGATCGTCTTACAAATG GTAACAGTCTTGTGACTCTGATGTGCCATCTCTTCAATGTTTGTGGACTGATTCACCACTTCCAGCTGGACATGGTTAAACTACACAGGTTTCTTG GAATGGTGCAGGAAGATTACCATTCCCACAATCCATATCATAATGCTGTTCATGCTGCTGATGTTACTCAAGCCATGTACTGCTACATAAAAGAGACCAAG cTGGCAGAGCAGCTGACTCCTCTGGATGTGTTCCTGGGTCtgatggcagcagcagctcatgaCGTGGATCACCCTGGAGTCAACCAGCcttttctcattaaaaccagACACCACCTGGCATCCCTCTACCAG AACACCTCTGTGCTGGAGAGCCACCACTGGAGATCCACCGTGGGCATGCTGCGAGAGTCTGGTCTGCTGAGCCACCTGCCGGCCGACATGTC GCAGGACATAGAGCAGCAGCTGGGCTCTCTCATCTTGGCCACAGACATCAACAGACAAAACGAATTCCTGATAACTCTCCGAGAGCATCTGGACAACCAGGATATGGACCTTCAGCTGGCCACACACAGGCATTTCATACTCCAG ATTGCCCTGAAATGCGCTGATGTGTGTAACCCATGTCGGGAGTGGGAGCTGAGCAGGCAGTGGAGTGAGAGAGTGTGTGAGGAATTTTATAGGCAGG GTGACCTGGAAAGGAAATTTGACTTGGAGATCAGTCCTTTGTGTGACCAACAGGCAGACTCTGTGCCAGCCATCCAGATTG GTTTTATCTCCTACATCGTGGAGCCTCTGTTTGAGGAGTGGCAGCGCTTCACTGAGCCCAGCATGCTCAGCCAAATAATGATGGGGCACCTGCACAAGAACAAAGCTTGCTGGAGCCGACTCAGATACGTACACACActtgcagaaacaaaaactcacCCCCATGCCGAAGAGCCTGAGCCTGAAGGAGGacaagaggaggcagaggacatCCCATAA